In Channa argus isolate prfri chromosome 15, Channa argus male v1.0, whole genome shotgun sequence, the DNA window ttattaagtcatttactaacagagatttagaagagagagatctgatatttaataatccacatttaatagtttttggattTTGTTCTGttagaggagtagtcttaacttttattaggttatcatgattaactcctcttatgGTCATTTTTAGTtgatgtaatttagttggtcaggggtgacggttgtaaggatactgcagagaggcgtgtaggacttgGGTTCTTTGCAAGGTGTTGAGACAGTTGTTTCACGCTCTTTGACCCGTATAAACCCTCAGTTATCCTATGATTTCCCATTAAATGTCCTTAAGCAGTTAgatttgtaaaacaataaatgtgcaaCTTTCCATTTTGTCCAGTCAGGTgctataatgttttatttaacagaagGCTTTCTGGTCTAGTTGTGATTTTCTGGTAGAGGTCTGCGACTGTATGATGTGGAATGTACCACAGTCATGACGAACAGCTTGACAGCAGAaggggctggagcctttcccagctgttACAGGGTCAAAAAGGTGGATCGAACATCTGTGATTTGttgaaagatttttaaaatgctgcctTATCAACtttgtctatatacaaaacatactgtactgtttCAGCAGGTGAGGCGAAACTTTTCCTCCAACAACTTTGGCCGAAATTCCTATCAAGTcaggagaaaaatgaaagaaaatttgCCAACAGATTGTTTGGATTGGTTCGTCCAAGGAAAAGAAAACCCTGATAGTAAGCTGTGGAGCGTCAAAACATGAAGAGCAGTTAAGTTATCTGGGGTAAGAAAAGCTTCTGGAAAgtaattttacaataaatgaaattagCAGCCCGTTAAAATGGCACAAATGTTGTGTGACTGCTAGCTAATTAGCCAACAACCCAACTACTAAAACTCAGATAAAGCTAACTCATACACtggtaaaatgtaatgttagaGACTGAGCCTTTTCTTTAGTCCCAGTCTGATGTGGTAACGTTCACCAAGCTATCTAATGTTATCTTACAGTTTTTACCAACTGCTTACACACAAAATCTTTTCATGTCACACGATTTTTGAAACCTCTCACTCAAAGTGCAAAACTACATGCCAAATCTCCAAAACCATGAGATATTTCTCAGCCTTTGACTCAGTTTTCAATTGcataaaacccttttttttaaaacactacacACAATTCTCTacctaaaacacaaagatcTATCAGGAAGTGACTTGCTTTGCTTTTCCAAACACAACCAATGAAAATGCTACACTTCACcaggtcacacagacacacacctcagATGTGCAAACACTAATTGCTTAACTGATCACTAACCAATCACTGCTTTACTTTACAGTAGTATAGATAGACCTCTGTCCAAGGTTGGATACACCATGCTAGGAGATACTTCCCTCGATGTACTTATCCTGTGATGTGGACCAAGTATCGTAGCCAGACCCAACTCGGAGAAGAGATGAAGCTTAGCACTAGGGACTGCCCCCCCACTGCCAATTCCTGGACCGCGACCGCACACACAATTGACTGTATTCTACTGTAAAGAATATACTTTTGGTTTACATGTTTATAGTTTTGTTGTATGCTAATGTATACAACAGTAATTTTTGGcctattataaatattttctctttctactTTGCATTGGTGTTTCCAATGTACTTGTTACCCGTCTCACAGGTTACTTTCACTGTAGAACATTGTATTGAAATGTAGATATAAGCCTATGAAAGACCAAAGAGCTTTAGATTTAGAACAGCAGTCTTTACATGGTATATccagaaatgtattattatgaaAGAAGTGTTTGCCATTTGATGCACATGCTTCATTCTGACATGTGTTTACGGTATTTTGAATGCAGTGTTGCATTTTGAAGGAGATGtgaggcattttgcattttgtgtgtgcagttttgaGAATTGTGTGTAGAGTTTTGAAAAAAGGAGACTTAGTTTTGAAAACGAGTGTAAGCAAttggtaaaaactgtaaatggtGTTGGAGTACTCAGAATTGGTCCTGGTCTTGAGACTGGTCTTACAGTCTCAGACTCTCTTGGATTTTTACTCGACACTGGTCACAACCACAACTGTGGCAAAGTCACTAAATTGTCTGAGCAATTGTTCCATacttaaaaaacatacacatttagagtgtttttttaatatatatataaacttgGGGTTTTGGGTTGGTctcaatttttaaaagtttctgTAATATCTTGGTCATTTTTTGGTCTCGGTTAAAGTGGCCTTCACTACAACACTGAccttaacattaacatttcttCAGCTACAGCtattaatattactattatCAGAAATTATCTAGCCCAGATCATAATTAAAAGTATCCAGACTGCAGAATCTCCCAATTCTGGGGCAATTTGcgcagtgtacagtatatggtcACATTTTTTCATTGCATGCTCATAAATGCTTACAATAGCACAGCTGCCAAAAATCCTTTGGTAAAAAGAACATACAGAATAATTTTGATCATTTACTGAATTGctcatattgtccacaatcacaaTGCAGTTGTTTAGGTCAATATTGAATATTCTCTTTTCACATATGGTTAGTTGTCCATATGTGAGGTTTCCTTTCCACAGTCCAATGACATGAAAGTTGAGCTAATAGGTGACTCTAaaaaaattgcctgtaggtgtggaTTCaagtatgaatggttgtctgcctttgtgtatctctctgtgttggccctgagatagattggagacctgtccagagtgtaccctgCTTCTCACCCTTTGACATCTGGGAAAGGCTCAAGCAACCGTAACTAGAATAATTACGGTTCCAGATAATGgatgagctcctttcctcctcttgaccatctctcctctcctctcatcccgcaattgtcaccactgtatgtcattaactctgtgtgttctctcccgtagttgtctttgtcctcctctgtccccttctctctgtccctttctgcaggtgtcccctggctttgaagctgtgtgtcttccagcgtgcagctactggtcctaccaatctgcccgatgttttgttgttgctttttgttgctctgttctttactctctcccctttccactcaccccaaccggtcgaggcagatggccgtccaccctgagcctggttctgctggaggtttcttccgttaaagggagttttcctctccactgttgcctatggcttgctccagggggaattgttgggttctctttatatatctttataatcttgactttattctgtaaagtgccctgagatgactttgttgagaattggcgctatataaataaagttgaattgaattgaaattgaaaattgtgtATTTTCCCGCAGATTTTATGCCATTCCCCTACTTTGTCATTCAGctgttaaactgtttaaattctACAGTCTACTTACCTTTAATGATGATATTAATGGGTGCAGTCCCAGTGGAAGTAAATCTTCGTGTAGAGAGTGTGACTTCATACACACAGCTGTAGTTGCCCTGATGTTCATACTCAGCTGCAGGGAAGTTAAAGGAGGCAGAGTAGTTGACTGCTGACTTGGTGTCAGTGATGTTGGAGCCAGAGAAGATGAGAAAGAAACGACCTTCAGGATAAGTGGAGTAAATGGAGCAGGTGATGACAAAGTTGTAACCTCTGGTGACCTCTGCACCCTCAAGACCCAGGACCAGACCTCCATCAGGAGATGTCAGAGAGATGTTGGGCTGCTGCAGACTCACTAggtgaaagaataaaaacataaatggttttaaatcaGGAAAGATTCTGATTATCGTTTAAGACAAATTCCACAATAGACTTTGTATCAAAAATGTATATCAATGGaatatttaaaagttaattatGTTAACCTGCTAAATTTGCAGGTTGATGTCTTAGCTTATAGTTAACAAAAACTTGATCACTTGACGCAACATATTATATGGCATTTTATActgacaaaaaatgtgtttttatattgacACTTTGAAAAAACTCTGTTCTCCTACTGTGTGTCCATTATTTTGCTCGATGTcatattactttttacttttcaatggACAGTTGGAAAACATTGCTTGGAGGGGAGCTGAATTTTCTGATAATGTGCTGGTGAAAATGATGGTGTTACACTgtgtttaataattattttgacCTCTTACcggtttcttttatttctttacacaATTGAATCAAGCACTTCTCATCggtttgatttatttacacAAGTGGATCGAACATTAAACTCAGGAAACTGAATTATTCTTCTTACCAGTTACAGAGAGTCTGACAGAGTCACTTAAAGGGGATCTGAAAGTTTGACTTGAGCCCATTTTCTGATACTGACACTGGTACGATCCATCTTTGTCAAAGTCCACTTTACGAATGTTGAAGGTAGCAGAGTTGGTATTTGATGTCTGAGTCTCTGTGAATGAGCTTGAGCTCTTTTGAAGAAAGAATGTTCCACCTAAAACCTGAGTTGAGACTAAACAAGTGATGCCAATGTCCTGACCCCAGGTGACCTCACCAGCAGGACTCATGGAGATTCTGGGCTTTGGGAAGTTCACTGTAAAGCAGAGAACAATGATGGTGTTATCTTGTTCTTAGCTTTATTTACTTTGACTTCTCATCAGTTTGACTTATTTGCACAAGTGAATCGAACATTAAACTAAGGAAACTGGATTATTCTTCTTACCAGCTACAGAGAGTCTGACAGAGTCACTTAAAGGGGAGCTGAAAGTTTGACTTGAGCCCATTTTCTGATACTGACACTGGTACGATCCCTCTTTGTCAAAGTCCACTTTACGAATGTTGAAGGTTGCAGAGTTGGTATTGGATGTTTGAGTCTCTTTGGATGAGTTTGACGTCTTTTGCAGAATGAATGTTCCACCTAAAACCTGAGTTGAGATTGAACAAGTGATGCTAATGTCCTGACCCCAGGTGACCTCACCAGCAGGACTCATGGAGATTCTGGGCTTTGGGAAGTTCACTGTAAAGCAGATAATGATGACGGTGTTATCTTGTTCTTAGCTTGAATATTTCTAACTTCTTATcagtttgatttatttgcaCAAGTGAATCGAACATTAAACTAAGGAAACTGGATTATTCTTCTTACCAGTTACAGAGAGTCTGACAGAGTCACTTAAAGGGGAGCTGAAAGTTTGACTTGAGCCCATTTTCTGATACTGACACTGGTACGATCCCTCTTTACTAAAGTCCACTTTACGAATGTTGAAGGTAGCAGAGTTGGTACTTGATGTCTGAGTCTCTGTGAATGAGCTTGAGCTCTTTTGCAGAAAGAATGTTCCACCTAAAACCTGAGTTGAGATTGAACAAGTGATGCCAATGTCCTGACCCCAGGTGACCTCACCAGCAGAACTCATGGAGACTCTGGGCTTTGGGAAGTTCACTGTGAAGCAGAGAACAATGACAATGTTATTTTGTTCTTAGCTTGAATCATTCTGACTTCTAATcagtttgatttatttgcaCAAGTGAATTGAACATTAAATTCAGGAAACTGGATTATTCTAATTACCAGTTACAGAGAGTCTGACAGAGTCACTTAAAGGGGAGCTGAAAGTTTGACTTGAGCCCATTTTCTGATACTGACACTGGTACGATCCCTCTTTGTCAAAGTCCACTTTACGAATGTTGAAGGTAGCAGAGTTGGTACTTGATGTCTGAGTCTCTGTGAATGAGCTCGAGCTCTTTTGCAGAATGAATGTTCCACCTAAAACCTGAGTTGAGATTGAACAAGTGATGCTAATGTCCTGACCCCAGGTGACCTCACCAGCAGGTCTCATGGAGATTCTGGGCTTTGGGAAGTTCACTGTAAAGCAGATAATGATGACGGTGTTATCTTGTTCTTAGCTTGAATATTTCTAACTTCTCATcagtttgatttatttgcaCAAGTGAATCGAACATTAAACTAAGGAAACTGGATTATTCTTCTTACCAGTTACAGAGAGTCTGACAGAGTCACTTAAAGGGGAGCTGAAAGTTTGATTTGAGCCCATTTTCTGATACTGACACTGGTACGATCCCTCTTTAGTAAAGTCCACTTTACGAATGTTGAAGGAAGCAGAGTTGGTACTTGATGTCTGAGTCTCTGTGAATGAGCTTGAGCTCTTTTGAAGAATGAATGTTCCACCTAAAACCTGAGTTGAGATTGAACAAGTGATGCCAATGTCCTGACCCCAGGTGACCTCACCAGCAGAACTCATGGAGATTCTGGGCTTTGGGAAGTTCACTGTAAAGCAAAGAACAATAATGTTGTTAAACTGTTCTTAGCTTAAATTATTTTGACTTCCAtcagtttgatttgtttgcaCAAGTCAATAAACTTTAGCGTCAGGAAATTGGATTATTATTCTTACCAGTTACAGAGAGTCTGATAGAGTCACTTAAAGGGGAGCTGAAAGTTTGACTTGAGCCCATTTTCTGATACTGACACTGGTACGATCCATCTTTACTAAAGTCCACTTTACGAATGTTGAAGGAAGCAGAGTTGGCATTTGATGTCTGAGTCTCTGTGAATGAGCTTGACGTCTTTTGCAGAATGAATGTTCCACCTAAAACCTGAGTTGAGATTGAACAAGTGATGGTAACGTCCTGACCCCAGGTGACCTCACCAGCAGGACTCATGGAGATTCTGGGCTTTGGGAAGTTCACTGTGAAGCAGAGAACAATGACAATGTTATTTTGTTCTTAGCTTGAATCATTCTGACTTCTATTcagtttgatttatttgcaCAAGTGAATTGAACATTAAATTCAGGAAACTGGATTATTCTAATTACCAGTTACAGAGAGTCTGACAGAGTCACTTAAAGGGGAGCTGAAAGTTTGACTTGAGCCCATTTTCTGATACTGACACTGGTACGATCCATCTTTACTAAAGTCCACTTTACGAATGTTGAAGGAAGCAGAGTTGGCATTTGATGTCTGAGTCTCTGTGAATGAGCTTGAGCTCTTTTGAAGAATGAATGTTCCACCTAAAACCTGAGTTGAGATTGAACAAGTGATGGTAACGTCCTGACCCCAGGTGACCTCACCAGCAGGACTCATGGAGATTCTGGGCTTTGGGAAGTTCACTGTAAAGCAGAGAACAATGACGGTGTTATCTTGTTTTTAGCTTGAATAATTTTGACTTCTCATcagtttgatttatttgcaCAAGTGAATTGAACATTAAACTCAGGAAACTGGATTATTCTTCTTACCAGTTACAGAGAGTCTGACAGAGTCACTTAAAGGGGAGCTGAAAGTTTGACTGGAGCCCCTTTTCTGATACTGACACTGGTACGATCCCTCTTTACTAAAGTCCACTTTACGAATGTTGAAGGTAGCAGTGTTAGTGTCTGATGTTTGAGTCTCTCTGAATGAGCTTGAGGTCTTTTGCAAACTGAATGTTCCACCAAAAACCTGAGTTGAGATTGAACAAGTGAACCTAACTTTCTGACCCCAGAAAATACCAGTAGTAGGACTCATGGAGAGTTTTGGCTTTGGGACACTGCCtgaaaaacataacacaataatTTTTACTCTGTGTTGTTCAGAGCTCAATGAGCTTGTAGAAATAACACATCCATCTGAAAAACTATCAGAACTTGCAATGTTCCAtgtatttaaatactgtagttgTTACAACTCAAAAGACAATCCTCATAGTCTCTAAGATTTGAGACTCTGAAAGTctcaaatattaaatacattgtGAGTTCATGGTCTGTCATAAGTTTAAATATCATATACTAAAGAGGAAAAATTCATAAGTATGTTTGTAATTTGTTGGAGCTAAAACAGTCAGTCAGTATCTGAAAACGTGTGAGAACATAAACTAAGTGCTAAAGtgccttattttaaaattattaatttaattttttattgtttagttttcatAGGCCTTTTTCAGTTATTTGAAAAGTTGTCTTAATCTACCATTCTGAGATCGATTGGTCATGTCTCCACTCATACCTGGGAAAATTTCAgttttcaagattcaagattcaaactactttattgatcccatagggaaattgtgttgccctGTTACtgtaaagtagaaaagaaaggaaaaaacttccaccaaaccaagacaataaacaagtacaaactactgatcaatttattttatttttttttctccttcggcttatcctgtgagttcagggtcgccacagcggatcattgtccgcatgttgatttggcacagtttttacgcccgaTGCCCttactgacgcaaccctcccgaatttctaccgagcttggacctgcactgcacagctggagaggggaatgggctgttaaggggtcagtgtcttgcccagagacacttcaacatatagccaagGCTGGAGataactgcctttaccaactgagctacagctgccccaaaCATCAGCCACAatctactgatcaataagtaagaaaaaaacccagctagaggagtaaacataaatgtataaacataaacataaataaactaaaaatgataaatgaagtatatatatatataagtatataagtatattttgatcattttgactTTCCGAActtgagtaaagctcttgtagaGAAAACATCCAATATCACTCTTGTGATTATATCTTTGTAgtatttgattaaattaaagcaaactCTTGCCGGGTACAGAgcgtactgtatgtgtgagtaGAGTTCCCGCTTGGTAATACAGAAAGACGCTTACCCATGTTGAGAACAGTCATCATTTTGGCTCAACTGTGAATTctcatttatatataatttatttattgtttattgttgtgtgtgtaatatgtttTGTGTAGTTTTGTAGATGTCATTGAGGATTTATGGCGCTAAAATGTTCTATTAAAGGAGTTAACATTTCAGTAGTATACTAACTGAAACGTACTATACAACATACATAAGTTTAGATGATGTGGGGATAATCAGTATGTTTGTAGCATGTATGACACTGTGCCTTTGTTAGAGTGAGTGGTTTTATCTGGCTGAGGTTTCTGAGCTTCCAAATATAGGTTTTCAGTGTAAAAATGCTTGTTGTTgatagaagaagaaaagaagtcttaaaaaataaaacattaatacacacatgcacatatgtgtgtgttacacatgcacttaagaaaccacgttactggaaatccatgcatacatgcagcagaaacaaaatgGGTGGGGGGGGCATGCAGCTGATCCAAAACAGTTTGCATTGTAAAACTCCACAGGTGAAAGAATTATTTAGACTAGTATGAGGCGTGAGACTTTATGTTAAAAACGAGGCAACATGGCCATGTTAATAATCTTTGCTTTGATTTATTCTTTCATTCAAGCTGTTTGTTCCTGTCTGCTGCCTTTTGTTACTGCACATgtacagttggagaaagctgattaaaTACCTGTTCATATGACACCTGAATAACCAGATTACAGTCGGCTTTTctcaaaaaagctgatttcttaagtccatgtaaatgcactcaagcgtgtaaatatatacattttgttGCCTCCCACTTTAAAAACGTCAGACTTTTGTGATATGACATTACAACATACTATAAATTCAGATATAGTAAGTGATGAAATTCCTACCTGAACAGATCACGCCTGCATCCTCACCATGTCCACAGTTGTGTGTCCCAAATTCACTGTGCCGACACTCAGTCAGAGACCTTTCACTTCCTGAACAGGCCATATCATCAAGCCAAATTTTTCCAGTTCCTCGATCAAAGTGAGCTGACTGGGTGGCACTTTGTGCTGCACCACAGCCCAACTGTCTACAAACCACCTTAGCATCATTTAAGTCCCAGCCATCATCACAGACTGTTCCCCAGGTGTTGCTGTGATAGATCTCAACTCTTCCAGAGCACAGAGTAGATCCAGACCCAGCTAATCGGACAGCACCTGTAGGCAAAGGACATGGACTTTGAATAGAAtgtatgtttttcatgtttgtcagcagttaaaaaaacaactgcatttttaaatatagaactgttatttatattttttatatgttcATATACGTGTTAGTATGAACACGTGACTATTAAAACCTTCATAAGTCTTATTGGCAATTTTACTGATTGGTTTGATGCATCTTTAGACCTTTTACATATCTaagctttttttcagctctcAAAACATGCTGCAGTGTGGCTACTATAACAAGAAACAGATTTTCTGAAGTGTATTTCATGCAAATATTTTTCTCACCTGAACAGATCACACCAGCGTCCTCATAATGTCCACAGTTGTGTGTCCCAAATCCATTGTGCCTACACTCAGTCAGAGACCTTTCACTTCCTGAACAGGCCACATCATCAAGCCAGATTTGTCCAGTTCCTTGACCAAAGTGAGCTGACTGAGGTGCATTTAGTGCTTTACCACAGCCCAACTGTCTACAAACCACCTCAGCATCATTTAAGTCCCAGCCATCATCACAGACTGTTCCCCACGTGTTGTTGTGATAGATCTCAACTCTTCCAGAGCACCGAGTAGATTGAGGTCCTGCTATTCTGATCTGAACACCTTCACACAAAAAGAATACCAACATATTTTTAGTTTCtagctaaataataaaatattatgtgtGAAACACTAGAATAAACTGACCTGCAGCAGGTGAAAACAAGGCCAAAAGAAAAGAGACTGTTGGATAAAGAAATTGATCATTATATTCAAAAATTTGTG includes these proteins:
- the LOC137099525 gene encoding uncharacterized protein, with translation MMSRQQRNLHFLIIVSFLLALFSPAAGVQIRIAGPQSTRCSGRVEIYHNNTWGTVCDDGWDLNDAEVVCRQLGCGKALNAPQSAHFGQGTGQIWLDDVACSGSERSLTECRHNGFGTHNCGHYEDAGVICSGAVRLAGSGSTLCSGRVEIYHSNTWGTVCDDGWDLNDAKVVCRQLGCGAAQSATQSAHFDRGTGKIWLDDMACSGSERSLTECRHSEFGTHNCGHGEDAGVICSGSVPKPKLSMSPTTGIFWGQKVRFTCSISTQVFGGTFSLQKTSSSFRETQTSDTNTATFNIRKVDFSKEGSYQCQYQKRGSSQTFSSPLSDSVRLSVTVNFPKPRISMSPAGEVTWGQDVTITCSISTQVLGGTFILQKSSSSFTETQTSNANSASFNIRKVDFSKDGSYQCQYQKMGSSQTFSSPLSDSVRLSVTVNFPKPRISMSPAGEVTWGQDVTITCSISTQVLGGTFILQKTSSSFTETQTSNANSASFNIRKVDFSKDGSYQCQYQKMGSSQTFSSPLSDSIRLSVTVNFPKPRISMSSAGEVTWGQDIGITCSISTQVLGGTFILQKSSSSFTETQTSSTNSASFNIRKVDFTKEGSYQCQYQKMGSNQTFSSPLSDSVRLSVTVNFPKPRISMRPAGEVTWGQDISITCSISTQVLGGTFILQKSSSSFTETQTSSTNSATFNIRKVDFDKEGSYQCQYQKMGSSQTFSSPLSDSVRLSVTVNFPKPRVSMSSAGEVTWGQDIGITCSISTQVLGGTFFLQKSSSSFTETQTSSTNSATFNIRKVDFSKEGSYQCQYQKMGSSQTFSSPLSDSVRLSVTVNFPKPRISMSPAGEVTWGQDISITCSISTQVLGGTFILQKTSNSSKETQTSNTNSATFNIRKVDFDKEGSYQCQYQKMGSSQTFSSPLSDSVRLSVAVNFPKPRISMSPAGEVTWGQDIGITCLVSTQVLGGTFFLQKSSSSFTETQTSNTNSATFNIRKVDFDKDGSYQCQYQKMGSSQTFRSPLSDSVRLSVTVSLQQPNISLTSPDGGLVLGLEGAEVTRGYNFVITCSIYSTYPEGRFFLIFSGSNITDTKSAVNYSASFNFPAAEYEHQGNYSCVYEVTLSTRRFTSTGTAPINIIIKVPLMPLVSSVAAGSLLLLLVLLVYFLVHRRRGKKEAKQPATFILSQFAAGANNNYGDEEDDENIYMNFDQLDTVKAYRDREVEHYNKQDKINDDVVYENVKKSYCEKSLDMYGENEDIYQNA